In a single window of the Diospyros lotus cultivar Yz01 chromosome 10, ASM1463336v1, whole genome shotgun sequence genome:
- the LOC127811979 gene encoding (R,S)-reticuline 7-O-methyltransferase-like, whose translation MIMEKEAIDSEAMVLLDAQAEIWQQMLSFADAMALKSAVELRIADIIHSSGCPISLSQIVAGIDAPSPDIVSLERIMRFLVRKMIFTANPPSDDGGETLYGLTHASKFLLHDAELSMAPFVLFLNDPRSLAPWRCLSRCVREGGIAFEKAHGKEIWDYNSANPDFSKLYNAAMGCTAKVTTTAIVAAYKDGFHSIGSLVDVGGGIGTSISEITKAYPHIKAINFDLQNVVATAPEYPGVTHIGGDMFESVPKADAVFMKWILHDWSDEDCVKILKNCRKAILEKTGKVILMEVILKPGGENVFGNTGFVLDLLMLAHSSGGKERTEAEWKLVLEKGGFPRYNIIRIPAFPSIIEAYPN comes from the exons ATGATTATGGAGAAGGAAGCCATTGATTCAGAGGCAATGGTATTGCTTGATGCCCAAGCAGAGATATGGCAACAGATGCTAAGCTTTGCAGACGCCATGGCACTCAAGTCTGCGGTGGAACTCCGCATAGCTGACATTATTCATTCTTCCGGCTGTCCAATCAGCCTATCCCAAATCGTCGCCGGCATCGACGCTCCTTCCCCGGATATCGTTAGCCTGGAGCGAATCATGAGATTTCTGGTTCGGAAAATGATTTTCACAGCCAATCCACCGTCGGATGACGGCGGAGAGACCCTCTACGGGTTGACCCACGCCTCCAAGTTCTTGCTGCACGATGCTGAGCTGAGCATGGCGCCATTCGTACTTTTTTTGAACGACCCCAGGTCTTTAGCCCCCTGGCGATGCCTCAGCAGGTGTGTGCGGGAAGGTGGGATTGCGTTCGAAAAGGCACATGGCAAAGAGATATGGGACTATAACTCCGCCAACCCAGATTTCAGCAAGCTCTACAACGCTGCGATGGGATGTACAGCGAAGGTCACCACTACCGCAATCGTCGCTGCGTACAAAGATGGATTTCATTCCATTGGGTCGCTAGTGGATGTGGGCGGTGGGATTGGAACTTCCATATCCGAGATCACCAAGGCCTATCCACACATCAAAGCTATCAACTTTGATTTGCAAAATGTGGTCGCCACAGCACCTGAATACCCAGGAGTTACGCATATTGGAGGTGACATGTTTGAGTCTGTTCCAAAGGCTGATGCAGTTTTCATGAAG TGGATCTTGCATGATTGGAGCGACGAAGACTGTGTAAAGATCTTGAAGAACTGTCGGAAGGCAATCCTAGAGAAGACAGGAAAGGTGATTCTAATGGAAGTGATTCTGAAGCCAGGTGGTGAAAACGTGTTTGGGAACACGGGATTTGTGCTCGATCTGTTAATGCTTGCTCACAGCTCTGGTGGAAAAGAGAGGACTGAGGCTGAATGGAAACTGGTGCTGGAGAAAGGAGGCTTCCCACGCTATAACATCATCCGGATCCCAGCTTTTCCCTCCATCATTGAGGCCTATCCGAACTAA